The following is a genomic window from Bacteroidales bacterium.
ACGAAAAGTCGTCTTTAAACCTGCCTGAAAATTCTATTATGTTTTCCCCTGTAAACTTCATGCGTTCTATGGTTAGAATGCAAATCTAATAATAGTATTTAAATAAACACCTCAATTATTTAATTTGAAAATTGCATAAAATCGAGTGCAATCATTATCAAATTGCCAAATTTCCTCATTTTCAAATTCTCAAATTCTCTCATTGCCAAATTTCCTCATTTTCAAATTCTCAAATTCTCTCATTGCCAAATTCCCTCATTTTCAAATTGATTAATTATTTCACCGCCCTTAAATGCCTCCTTTGGTATAAATACCCACCAACTAAAAAGTAGAAAATACTGAGCAATGTAAGTGTGATGATTTCGGGAAGGATATCCCTTATACCCAAATTCATCACCATAACCTTGTTTATTGCATTAACTGCATGGGTTGAGGAGATGAGTCCATTTAATCCAAAGTCGAACGTTCCTATGGAGAAAAGGGGTGTTGCTTGCACTGGGAACATCGAACCAGAAAAGAACATAAAGAGGAACAACGGGAAAGTTCCAATAACCACCACCTGCGTTATATTCTTACAAAAGGCTGCTAGAATTATGCTGAATGCTATAATCGATATGCAGGTTAGTAGCATAATCAGCAGTAAAGCCCAAAAATCTCCCTGCCCATTAAACCCAAGGCTGATAGCCGTAAAATAGGTTATTACTACTGATATCGCTCCAATTAATATCTGCACCGAGCTTAACCCACCAATGTAGGTAAAGGTTGAAACCTTAGCCATCTTAAGCCTTTTAATTGTCCCCGATTCAATATCTACAACAAATGCAATGGTGGCAGTGTACATCAGCATAACAATTGCGAATATGATGAGGCCAGGAACTGCCATATCAAAATCGTTCAGCTCCGATGATTTCCCAAGTGGAATCTCCTTAAACTCGAATGGCTCCTTTAAACCTTGCTTTTCGAAATAGTTCTTGTACAAATAGTCCTGGATGAATACGCCAGCCATTAGGTATCTCCAATTTGTTACATCACCGGAAAACTCTATGGGTATCTTCATCTCCGCATTTGAACCCTTCTGAGCCAAAGTGGATGAGAACTGCTCGGGGAAAATTAGCAGTAAGTCCGATTTTTTCTGTTTCAAGGTAGATGTTGCGGAATCTCTGCTTGTAACATCAGAAAAAACGAGCATTTGCCCACTTTGATGCTTCATTGAATCGATAATCGATTTACTGTAAAAAGTAGTTACGCCCGATTTACTATCAATTGTACCCTTATCGATATTAAGAACTTGTACCCTGTAGCTATACCCGCTACTTTGGATAATCATTGGGTAGATAAAAACAAAGAATGGTGCTGTTATTAATGTCATAAGCAGAATCCAGAAACTCCTGAATTGCTCACGAATATTTTTTAGGAAGATATTGTAGAATTTCATTGGTATGTGTGTTTGAATATCATTTTTAAACAAATTTGATAAGAGTTCCGAACTCTAGGGTTTAATCCCTTAGCTTCTTTCCTGTTAACCGGATAAAAACATCCTCTAGGGTATTCTCCCTAATCTGAACCTGTTTAATGTTGATATTATTTGCCGATAACCTATTCATTATCTCAGGAAGCAGCTCAAGGCATTGCCTCGATTTTATAAGTAACCTATTCGATTCAGCAGTTAAATTTCCATTCATATCTTTTAATATCGATATTGCTTTTAGGGGCGATTCCTTATCATCCGGCAGGGTGAGCTCAAGGATATTTCCCTCGCCATTATGCTTCTTCAGATTCTCAGGCGTATCCGTAAGTAGTAGCTTACCATTATCGATAATCGCAACGCGTTGTGCCAACCGCTCCGCCTCATCCATGTTATGGGTGGTTAGGATAATCGTTTTCTTTGCCGTAAGCATGTGGATATAATCGCGAACCATAACCCTGCTTTGTGGATCAAGCCCTGCCTCGGGCTCATCGAATATCACAATTTCGGGATCGTGAACCAGCGCAAGGCATATATTTAATCGCCTCTTCATACCGCCCGAAAGGGTTTTTGCAAGCTTATTCCTTTTATCATACAAGCCCATATCGAAGAGTAGCTTTAGGGAGTTCCTTTTGGAATTGGCACTTGCAATATTGTACATTGCACCCATAAAGGTTAGCTGCTCCAAACAGGTCATCATAGGCCAAAAGATATTATCCTGTGGGCAAAGACCCACCGTTCGGCTTGTGCTATGGTTATTATCTATCCTATTCCCGTTAACCAAAACCTCGCCCGAGGTGGGGGAGAGAAGCCCGCATATCATATTTATTGATGTACTTTTCCCAGCACCATTCGGGCCAAGGAACCCGAAAATCTCGCCCCTATTAATAGTTAAATTCAGATTATCAACAGCCACTAACGATCCAAAGCTTTTGGATAGATTTTTAGTTTCAATTGCGTATTGGGTGGTCATATTCAATTGGTTTTTATAGTTGATGCTATATTAAATAAACCCCAACCCCTTAAAGTAAGGGACTATAACAGATTTTACAAGTTAGTTTTATATTTTCATTTTTCATTAATCATTTTTCATTCAATTTACAATGCTCTAGGGGTTTTATAACCGAATTAGACTCTTTCAGGTCTTGTAGACTCTGAAAGGTCATTGCAAATACTCACTATTATCGCGGACTCACTTACATCAAATACAACTATCGCATTTTGCGATACCTGATCGTAATTTATTTGAAGGGGGTGAATTACGGCTGTTTCAAATATCCTATCAAGAGTATTCATTTTACCATCATACTTTTGGATAAGCAAATGTGGTAAAATAATTTGAAAATTAGGCAATAAATCGATGTGTCAATTAATCAATGTGCCAATGTTTTAATATGCCAATATGCCAATGTTTAACTCCACATTGTTTAATTGCTCAATTGGCATATTGTCTCATTGTCCCATTGCCTCATTTCTTCAAATACTCCTTAAACAGCTTCTCAAACTTTTCAACCTTGGGGTTTATAACCATCTGACAGTATGGTTGCTTGGCATTGTTCTCGAAATAATCCTGATGGTAGCCTTCAGCCTTATAAAAATTCCTCAAAGGCTCAATTAGGGTAACAATAGGATCACTCCAGATACCCGATTTGTTAAGCAAGTCCTTAACCTCTTGGGCAACCCTTTTCTGCTCATCGTTACTATAGAAAATAACCGAACGGTACTGCGTACCAATATCCGCCCCTTGGCGGTTAAGCATGGTTGGATCGTGGGTTTTAAAGTAAATCTCAAGGATTTTTGCAAGGGGGATAACTGAAGGATCGTAAACCACCTGTATAACCTCGGCATGACCCGTTTCGCCAGTGCAAACCTCATTATAGGTAGGATTCTCTGTATGTCCACCCGAATAGCCCGAAGCTACGCTAATTACACCATTCACCCGGCTATATATTGCCTCTATGCACCAGAAACAGCCAGCACCTAGGGTTATTGTTTCGCATTTTGATGTAGGTTCCATATATTCTTTTTTTGTTTTTCCTTGGCCATTGACCTTTAGGGTTAATAGCGTAATAATTAGCATGAAAATTATTGTTACCCTACCTTTTATCATTGCATCAATTTTTTTCAATTAACAAGTAGTATTCATGGTTTGTTCACGTTCCGCAAATTTTAAAGGTTTAAACACTTTTTGTGAAGCCGAATAATATCAGAAATTGAAATTTTCGTAACTATTCAGCATTGGACGAAATAAAAACCACGGAGACATAGAGAACATAGAGAGGCACAGAGATGATTATTCAAAAAGATATTTGTATTCTATGCCATTAAACAATTTGCCAAGTTGTTTAATGGCTATTTTCCTGTAACTAGTGAAACAACTATTGAAATAAAACTCTGTGATCTCCGTATCTCAGTGGTGAATAGTTACAAATTTTCTTTGGTCACATAAAAAGACACTTTCGCATTTAAAATGATATTATTAATCAATTAAAAATAATAGTTAAACAAAATAGTGATACGTTTAGCTAACAAATTAGACAATAAACGTAACTTTGTATAAATAATTGTTCTTTAATAGGATACAAGCCAAAATGGTTGAGAGATTATGGTTTCATTTTGTTTATAGATGGTTGGTTGTTGAGATACAAAAGATTAAAACGGGTGAATGTTAGAGTGAGTTTATGTGAATTTTTTGGCCCACAATTTTAAGAAGTTTGAGATTTTCGTTTAAATATTATTAGCAATTTTTTGCATTCCAAATTCGAATAGGTAGAATCTAGAAACCACCTTAGAAAAGGATGATTACTAATATAAGCCAAAATCGATAAATGTATGTTTTGTCTAACATAAAACCAATAGAATGAAAGCATCAACCAAGTTAGCTAGTTTATTGTTCCTAATTATTGCAGCAATTAATGCTTTAGCACAAACAGGATCGAAAAGTAAAACATCTTATCCTCATTTAGCCACTACAGGAGGATTTTCCCCTAGTTCTTCGCAACTTATATTCATTCCACTAGCAGGTTTTGATATTACCTTTAGATGAGCTGGATTCAGAGCAAATAATCAGCTTTTAAGAACTTCACCAAAATTTGATATTAATGGTTATTCAAAACCAATTGAGTTGGTGCTAGCTATTCCTAATCCGAAGGAAAACAATTCCAATATTTTGCTAGGTATTACATTTTACATATGAACAATTACAAACCTTTATGTACAAAAAAAAACAAAACAGATGACGAAAATTTGGACTAAAAAAACACAAGAAGAAATAAAGGAAATCGTATTCGATGCACTTAATAAGAATGTGGATTACGACAAGAAAAATATACTTGGTTTACCCGCTTCACGCTTAGATGAAAAGGTATTCAATCATGACGTTTCTTTTTTAAAAGAGGCTCCTTATATGTCTGCACTTTCACAAAACCCTAACCACATTGGTTGTCATACTTTGGGCAAATCCGAACCTTTCTTTAAGGGTACACATGCCATTGAAAAAGAATTGATAGGGATATGTGCATGCGATATTTTGAAAGGTAATTATGATGAACAAGATGGCTACGTAGCATCTGGCGGAACCGAGGCGAATATTCAAGCCATTTGGATTTACAGAAATTATTATCAGAATGAATTTTCAGCTCATCATAATGAAATAGCTATTGTTTGTAGCGAGGACAGTCATTATTCTATAGACAAGGCTGCAAACCTCTTATTGTTGGATATTTATAAAATTCCTGTAAACAATGATACAAGAGATTTTAGTAATAAGAGCGTTGAAAAAACCTTGGAGAGGGCAAAAAACGATGGTAAAAAATATTTCATTATTGTTTGTAATTTGATGACAACAATGTTCGGATCTGTAGATGATATTGAAAAACTTACAAATTCTTTAGAAAAACTGTCTTGTGAATTTAAACTTCATGTTGACGGAGCTTTTGGAGGATTTTATTATCCATTTATCAATGAAAACAGCCAGCTAACTTTCCAAAATCCTGCAATTACTTCCTTTACACTTGATGCCCATAAAATGGCTCAATCTCCTTATGGCACTGGAATTTTCTTAATTAGAAAAGGTTATATTAAATATGCAAATACTCAAGCCAGCTATGTTGAGGGGACAGATTATACACTAATAGGGAGTAGATCAGGGGCAAATGCCATTGCTGTTTGGATGATTTTATCTAAAAATGGACCTCATGGTTGGCACGAAAAAATATTCATTTTACAAAAAAGAACTGACTGGATGTGTAAATCTCTAAAAGAATTGGGAATAAAATACTATCGAAACCCAATGTCAAATATAATAACTATTAGAGCAGAATATATCAATCGTGAAATAGCTGTTAAGTATGGATTAATTCCCGATGATCATTTGAACCCAAAATGGTTTAAAATTGTAATAATGAACCATGTTTCTATTGAGAAACTAGCTTTACTTGTTGAAGAAATTAGGAACACTGTACACAATAAATCAGAACTTATAGCGAACCGACATGCCACGCATGAAACCCCAGTTGAACGACATTCCGGCAGATTAATCTATGGGCAGATCAATGGTATTTTTGTTCAGTAACAGAAATATTGGAGGTAGGCATAACATGTATGAACTGCTTTCAGCGTATTTTCAATTATGCTTTTAGTCTTTTGCGGTTCGTAAAAAGTCTTAGAAATTCCATTCTGCCCCACCGCCATGAGGTAGTCTATTCCGGTCTTACCAGATTTATAAACAGCCTACTGCTAGTGCGGATTTGCAAATCCATGCTAGCATTAAGGGCAATAAATAAAGCAATAGGAAATAAAACTAAAGCAAGAGAAATAAAGTTTTTGTAGTTTATTGGTTTGATTTATTGAGTTTAATAAGCACGATAATAAACCCATGCTAGCCGATAATATAATATTTAGAGCCTATCCATATAGTCACCCGATTGCGTCATTGCGAGCGTTTTTTGCGAAGCAATCTACTTATTTTCAACATAAAGATTAGTTTCGCTGAACTTGCAAACTCGGTTGTTTCACTTCGTTCGCAATAACAAGTTTATGAACAGATTCTACTCAGTACAGCTTTGAGCCTTTATGGCTATGAATTGTTTTAAAATTCACCCTTAACTGCTAGCTAATTTTATTTACCTAACAAGCATCAATAGCTTTGATTTGTTCTAACCTAGCTATAAACGAAAAACCAGCTAGATTATTGAATTCAGGCTGGTTTAACCCTAACTTAGGTTGCTAGATGCTGGATACTAATTGCTAGATGCTAGTTACTAGTACCCAGTAACCATCAGCTTAAACCTCGCTTGGAAATTACACTGATACAAGAGCTTATTATCTGCAACAATAAACAAACTGAATATATTTACACGCATATTAACCCCTGTGGTTTACAGAAAATTTAAAATCCTTATGAAAATATATAAAATATAGTAACTTTGAATAAATTGTACTAAAAGGTTTGTATATAAATTTATAAAATATTTACAGGTATGTTTTTGATATATATACAAATAAATTGGACATTATTTAAAAAAAAATAAAAATTACATGCTATGGCAAGAAACAATTTTGAAATTATTAGAAATGCTGGCTTTGATGCAACTGTGCATTTTTCATTAGGAGCAATTACCGATTTGATTAAACATGCAATGCTACAGGGAATGATACCAAAAGGTTTTTCTCAAGACACTGAAGATGTAACATTCTCACCTCCTACTATTATTGCAGATTTAGTTAACGGTAACCCCATTCCAATTCCTCAAGATATAGAGGTAGATGATGAAAATGATAATAAGGTTCCTTTACAAGATCCGGTTTATCCTCAGGATCGTCAGGAGCAGGACATTCTTTTAAAAGTTAGCATGGAAGTTAAAATCAATTCAACTGACCTCATGCTTCAGCTACTCGATGTAAATATAATTAACACCACCATAGAGTTATTACTGCGCCCATACTTTTCGCCATCCGATGGTATAGGTTTTATCCGTTATAATTTTCAGTTAAATATTGTATCAACAGAACCAAACGTATTAGATTCTAATATTCATACAACTTTATTAGCACCAAAAATATTATCGGCCTTTTACCCAGTTATTGTTGATTTAATTGGCAAATTAAAACTTCCTATCCCAGAGATTGAAGGATTGAAAGTTACAGCTATTCGGATATGGCCGAATTTAGATAATGATGAGCCAACAACGTTTAGTATTGGTTTTGGAGGCGAAAATCCTAAAGCAGAAAACTTATTGGGACTCCTTGATA
Proteins encoded in this region:
- a CDS encoding ABC transporter permease, whose protein sequence is MKFYNIFLKNIREQFRSFWILLMTLITAPFFVFIYPMIIQSSGYSYRVQVLNIDKGTIDSKSGVTTFYSKSIIDSMKHQSGQMLVFSDVTSRDSATSTLKQKKSDLLLIFPEQFSSTLAQKGSNAEMKIPIEFSGDVTNWRYLMAGVFIQDYLYKNYFEKQGLKEPFEFKEIPLGKSSELNDFDMAVPGLIIFAIVMLMYTATIAFVVDIESGTIKRLKMAKVSTFTYIGGLSSVQILIGAISVVITYFTAISLGFNGQGDFWALLLIMLLTCISIIAFSIILAAFCKNITQVVVIGTFPLFLFMFFSGSMFPVQATPLFSIGTFDFGLNGLISSTHAVNAINKVMVMNLGIRDILPEIITLTLLSIFYFLVGGYLYQRRHLRAVK
- a CDS encoding ABC transporter ATP-binding protein encodes the protein MTTQYAIETKNLSKSFGSLVAVDNLNLTINRGEIFGFLGPNGAGKSTSINMICGLLSPTSGEVLVNGNRIDNNHSTSRTVGLCPQDNIFWPMMTCLEQLTFMGAMYNIASANSKRNSLKLLFDMGLYDKRNKLAKTLSGGMKRRLNICLALVHDPEIVIFDEPEAGLDPQSRVMVRDYIHMLTAKKTIILTTHNMDEAERLAQRVAIIDNGKLLLTDTPENLKKHNGEGNILELTLPDDKESPLKAISILKDMNGNLTAESNRLLIKSRQCLELLPEIMNRLSANNINIKQVQIRENTLEDVFIRLTGKKLRD
- the msrA gene encoding peptide-methionine (S)-S-oxide reductase MsrA, which codes for MIKGRVTIIFMLIITLLTLKVNGQGKTKKEYMEPTSKCETITLGAGCFWCIEAIYSRVNGVISVASGYSGGHTENPTYNEVCTGETGHAEVIQVVYDPSVIPLAKILEIYFKTHDPTMLNRQGADIGTQYRSVIFYSNDEQKRVAQEVKDLLNKSGIWSDPIVTLIEPLRNFYKAEGYHQDYFENNAKQPYCQMVINPKVEKFEKLFKEYLKK
- a CDS encoding aspartate aminotransferase family protein translates to MTKIWTKKTQEEIKEIVFDALNKNVDYDKKNILGLPASRLDEKVFNHDVSFLKEAPYMSALSQNPNHIGCHTLGKSEPFFKGTHAIEKELIGICACDILKGNYDEQDGYVASGGTEANIQAIWIYRNYYQNEFSAHHNEIAIVCSEDSHYSIDKAANLLLLDIYKIPVNNDTRDFSNKSVEKTLERAKNDGKKYFIIVCNLMTTMFGSVDDIEKLTNSLEKLSCEFKLHVDGAFGGFYYPFINENSQLTFQNPAITSFTLDAHKMAQSPYGTGIFLIRKGYIKYANTQASYVEGTDYTLIGSRSGANAIAVWMILSKNGPHGWHEKIFILQKRTDWMCKSLKELGIKYYRNPMSNIITIRAEYINREIAVKYGLIPDDHLNPKWFKIVIMNHVSIEKLALLVEEIRNTVHNKSELIANRHATHETPVERHSGRLIYGQINGIFVQ